The Fragaria vesca subsp. vesca linkage group LG2, FraVesHawaii_1.0, whole genome shotgun sequence genome includes a window with the following:
- the LOC101306483 gene encoding defensin-like protein 19-like — protein MASATASFRPTISLHLVFLLIASMALPIAEGGCRLVQKPSLTWSGNCGNTRHCDKQCRTWESAKHGACHVKGSGHACFCYFCRK, from the exons ATGGCTTCTGCTACTGCTTCCTTTCGTCCCACCATTTCTCTTCACCTTGTTTTCCTTCTCATTGCTTCAATGG CATTGCCAATTGCAGAAGGTGGATGCCGACTTGTTCAAAAACCAAGCCTGACATGGTCTGGCAATTGTGGCAATACCCGCCACTGTGACAAGCAATGCAGGACTTGGGAGTCTGCAAAGCACGGTGCTTGCCATGTGAAGGGTTCCGGTCATGCATGCTTCTGCTACTTTTGCAGAAAATAA